The Patescibacteria group bacterium sequence GTTGTTTTTTTACTTGACAGTCTTTTTTTGTTGTTATATATTTAGAGTAGAAGCTAGAGACGGCTATAAATATAGCGACGGCTCTAAACATAGCTCTTTAAAATAAAGAGAGAAAGGTAATTGACTTCCTAAGAGAAAGGAGGAAATCATGACTCAGCAAACTTTGTGTTGCTACGATTTGATTATGGTCAGGTCGGGCGAAATACTCACAATAAATGGTAACTTTGATGGAGAATATTGCCGTGCTACTTTGAGCTTGTTTCCCTCTTCTATGGGGAATAGGCTTATAGACGGCCGTGTATATAAGAAAGCAACTTATGAGTTGGGATATAAGATTCCCTACGTCAGGAAGATATTAGATTTACCTGGTCAGCAGCAGTTTTTGGTAGACAGGAACAGCATCGTCAGAGTGTATTCTGCAAGGAGAGCTTTTGACTCTTTGTCCTTTCAGGATAAAATTAGGACGCGTTTGTTCATGGACTATCTGGGTCTAGATTACAATTTTCACGGTTTGACTGGTAGTAGTGCATCGGGCTGTCGGCTCTCTGACTCTGACTTTGATTGGGTTTTGTATACCAATCAATTATGGTCAGTTAAACAGAGGGTAGTTGATGTCCCTAGGATGTTGACTTTCGATATGCAACACGCTTATCGAAAGTATCATGTCTTTGAGGTGCTGTCTAAGCAGGACATAGATTTGATTTTTGGCAATAAGTGGAAGTATCTATGGTTTTGCGGTCTGCACATATCAGTTAATTTTGTTGATATGGCTGTACGCGCTGACCACCTTTGCGATACTGACAATTGCCGAGATCGTCTTGTTTTGCGAGGTAGGGTAATAGATGGGAAAGGCTCCTATTACTCTCCTTATGTCATTCCATTCGAAAGCGATGGGCAGACGTACCAGATACTCACTTGGCTTTATTTGTATAATGGAGCCTTTGCATCTGGTGACCTAATAGAGCTATCAGCTCGGAGAGGATCTTTTGGAGGGCAGGAGTATTTGGTAGTCGAAAGACCACCAGATTACATTCGTAAGTTGGTCTGCAAGGATGGAGGAGGCTATGTCTCTGATAGACTATATTCAGCTAGTAGTAGCTGAAGACAGTAGAATCGTCGAGTTGTGTGAGTTTTTGAGTCGGGAGGACATAGACCGTTCTTTTGTCCTACCATTGTCTAGTAGGGACATTAGCATTAGAGAAAGGGTGGTAAAAATACAAAAGCAAGGTTTTTGGTTGCTGGCTATACATGGAAACAAAATAGTTGGCTGCCGTGGCTGCAAAGGAATTGTTGACGAAAAGGAGGATATTTTGGAGTTTTCCACCACAGTTGTTGACCCTAGTTATCGGGGGATTGGTTTGGGGATGCTTATCTTCCGACAAGGGGTCAAGTTAGCTCGTGATCGGTATAAGCCCAAAGTCGTGAGGATGGACAGTACGCCTGATAATGAAGCCATCAAGAGGATGGCTGCCGATTCAGGTTTTGTTGTAAGTCGTATCTACGACGATCCTGTAAAAAGAGGCTCTGGAGGAAAGTCAATCGAATATATTCTCTGTTTATAGCCCCTGTGCCACAAGGTGCAGGGGCATCCAATATTGTTAGTTGTTTGATAAATTATTATAATAAATGTATGAAAATAAAGATATTAGGATCAGGAGCTTGGCAAGGTATTCCAGCATCGTTTTGTAACTGCGATATTTGTCAGAAGGCATCCAAAAATTTATATACTAAAGACGCTCGTACTCGTCCACAATTTATGGTTGAGACCAAACAGGGGACTTTCTTGATGGAAATAAGCCCTGATATAAGGCTGCAATCCACCAGGTTTTCTTTACCAAACGTTAATAATTTTTTAGTAAGTCATTGGCATTTTGATCACATGTATGGTTTGCATGAACTTTTGACTTGGTCAAAGGGATTGGAGACTAGGCCATTGTTATACGGATCTGTTGCCACAAAAGATAAAATAGATAAAGAATTTAGTTATTTGCCATTTGATTTTCAGTTGTTAGAGCCCTATAAAAAATTTAATATTTTCGGGGTAGATATAACACCATTGCCTTTATATCATGCATTTACAATAGATGAAGAATTTTCAGAAAATGATATTAATAACACTTTTGGATATATGCTGGGGCATGAAGGAAAAAAAGTAGTTTATTTATCAGATTATTATAAAGTACCGCAGAAAGTTTTGGATAAAATCAAAGGAGCTGATGTGTTGATTGCAGACGGCACTTATCTTTTTACTGATAAGTTCAGAGGAATAAAACTAAATCATTTGCATAATGTAGATATATTGCAGTTAGTTGATAAAATTCAGGCAAAACAAGTTTATTTTCATAGTATTTCCCATTTGACCAGTTTGAACCATCAGGAAATGCAAGAAAAATTGTCAGAAAACCATTTTATTTCATACGACGGTTTAGAAATTGATCTTTAATAAATAGTATAAAAACCACCGAGGAGAAATTATTTTTTAAAAGCCTTATTTACTTGTTCTTTACTAAGATATAGATATGAGAGTTTTGGGTCACAGTAGTGTCTACCAGTTTTTATCTTACCATCTTTAAACTCTAGTACTATTACTAAAGGAGTGCGAAATTTTTTCTTGGTTTTTGGATCAGTATAGCTTTCTATCATCTCTACTATTACTAGATTTTTTCCTTCCGCGATGTTTTTTATATCATAATGTCGATCTTTTATCACATATACTTCTGATAGGTCTTTGGGGGATATTTTCTCCGATCTGGGAAACAACACACCTTTTCTATTTTGGTAGACCCAGGTCATAGTATAGTCGCGATGCATTTTTTTCAAAGAAGATTTTACATCACCTTTTACTTCATCTGACAGTATATCCAAAACTAATTTAATATTTTTACTTAGTTTCTTATTCATAATATTGAGTTAATTTATATATAAATAATATCATATAATATGAATTACTATCAAGCAAAAACAGAAGGTGATTTCAAATTTATAGCTTCACTTTTTAGTCCAGACCATACGGAATATATGTTGACCAAAAAGGTAGACTATAAACATTTGATGAAGTCAGGTCAGTCAGAATATAGACATAATTTTATTGCTACTGTAGATGGTAAAAAAATTGCCTGGTTCAACTTAGTCCAGTCCGATGATTTGGGCAGAGTAAATTTTGGTATGATAGTTGATAAGGTTTACCAGGGTATGGGCTATGGCCAACAGATAATGGAGATTATAGAAAATGAAGCCAAAAAATTGGGAGCCAAAAAGATAAGATTAGGAGTTTTCCAAGATAATAATCCAGCAGTTCATATATATAAAAAGTTTGGATTTAAGGAAACTGGTAAAGTGATAAACATGGAAAAGAAATTATAATTTTAGATATGACCGAAGAAAATAAAAAATATTTAAAATTTGGCAAATACACAGCTAATTGCTCGGAGGAGCTTTTAGGTAAAATTAAAACTTTAAATTTAGATAAAGTAGACAAAGACACTGTTCATAAAATTTTTAAACTTATTAGACAAGAGTTTGATCCAAGATTACACAAGGTTGAAATAGTGAATGATCTTGCAAAATCCCGATTTATTTCGGCTAAAGATTTATATAGTAAAAGACAATATTCTTGTGGTTCTTTAGCAACATTGGTTGCTTCTATCCTTCGAACTTTAGGTGTGCCAAACAAGCTAATCGATGGAAAATATATAAAAGATAATCCAAATATGAGACATGCTTGGAATGAAGTATATTTATTAGATCAGGGAAAGTTTGTGGCCTTTGATATAACTAAACCGGGGTTTTCATTGAGTAAATATCATATAAAAGAAGGTGAATACATTGATTGGGAGGATTTAGAAATATAAAAAATGATCCAAAAGAAATGCCTAATAAAAGTAATATATTAGAAGCAGAAGCAAAATTTAGATGTAAAGATATTGATAAATTGAAATCTTTGTGCCAGAAGTATAATTTTCGAAAAAAAGACTTAATCAAAGAAATAGATGATTATTTTACCGACAAAGAAAAAACTTTTATAAGAGATAGAGTATGTTTGAGGTTCCGTGATAAAAATGGAAAGAAGGAATTCACGTATAAGGGTAAATCGGAGTCAGATTCTAATCTTTTTATTAAAAACGAATATAATATACAAATGGACCAATCCGAATATAAAGAGAAAATAAGATTTTTAGAATCACTGGGTTTTTATAAATATGTCACGGTTATTAAAAAAAGAGAGGTGTATACTCAAGTTGATGGGCATTATACCAAGAATGTTATGTTTGATAATGTAGAGGGAGTCGGTAATTTTGTGGAGTTTGAGATTATAACTCAAAATAAAGATATATCAGATCAAAATGTAATAAAAAATAAGCTGAATCAATTTATTGATAATTTTAGAGAAGTTGGTTTAGAAAAAGCCGATCTTCCGTATAGAGATTATGTATCAGAATCAAAAGGTATAGAATAGATATATATGAAAAATAAAAAACACAATTTAATTTATCAGATTGCATGGTTGTTTATTATTATTCTGATATTGTTTGGGTGTTTGATATTGGCTGTTCCCTGGTGGGTATTTTCAGGAATAAAGAATGTAATCACCAGAGAAGAGCAGTACGCAGTATATTGGTAAAATAAAAACAGGCAAGCTAATAATTAGTTTGCAAAGGAATGAAAAAAAGCGATTTTGGGAGCATAATTTTTATGTTTTGCACTTTGATAATGATTGTTCCCCGGCAGATCTTGGCTGTCGGGGACGCAGTCAAACAAATAACTGATAAAACAAAATATGTAGATCAGTATTTTGAGGTTAATCAAAATGGCCAATTTAAATTGTATGTTTATTTAGGAGATCAAAAAATTGCTACTATAGATAATGATGATAATTATTTCAATTTGGACAACCATTTGAGCTCACATACCATTATTACCAACCCGACGGGTCAAATAGTAGAGACAAATGATTATGATGATTATGGCAGTGTTATACACAGTGAATCATCAATAAATAATGATTATAAATTCACTGGTAAGGAGTTTGATACAGAAACGGGCTTGCAATATTTTGGTCAGAGATATTATGATAGTGATGTTGGCAGATTTGCTAGTATTGATCCTTTGCTTATATCTGAGATAAATCAATTTTTGTCTGATCCGCAACAGCTCAATAGCTATAGCTACAGTCGTAATAATCCAATTAGCTTAGTGGATAAGACAGGGGAAAAAGTGTCTGAGTTTCAGCCATATTATAGTAGTAGCGGGTTTTATGAATACAGGCAGGATTATGGTAAATATAGAGGTATGGAATTGGTAAGTGCTGGCGAGTATTCGGGACAAGGTTGGCATGATTATCAATGTGTCGATTGGGTTAAAAAATTTGTGAATGACCAATATAAAGTTGAATTAGGCAGCATAGGTAACGCCAATTTTTATAGTAAACAATCAAGTTTTAATGATTTTAATAAGAGTCACGACGGACAATATACTGTTTATAAAAATAATAGCAGTATAATGCCTCAAGAAAATGATATTTTGACTTGGTCAGGTGGCGATTATGGACACGTAGGTATAATTGCGGAAGTAAGTTTTGATGGAAATTCTAATATAGGTTATGTTTATACATTAGAGCAGAATTATAGCGGTAAACAGGGACTATATAGTCAATCATTTGTTCGTTCATACAATGATAGTGGTCAGCCAGAATATACAGTAAATGATAGAGGTGGATTAAAAGTTCAAGGATGGGCACGCTATAGTCAGCAGACTAGTATTCCATATAGTAATATATTATATACTCCCGCTCCGGGAAATTATATTTATGAATAGTAAAAAAACAATATTAATTATAATTATCGTATTGGCAGCTATAATTTATTTTTATTTAAATTTTTATAAAAATAATAAAAAGCCCATTGGTTCTAATAACATAAATGTCATAAATTTTCAGTCAGAAAATCAAGAATCTCCTGAAGGGTATAAAAAATTTGTTTCTCAAAATGAAAAATTAATCTTTTTTTATAAAAATGATTGGGAATGCAGCGAAGTGGTTTATGATAAAAGAGTGGATTGTTATCCTATAGATAGGATCATGGAGGAATATGATTCAGGTCTAGATAAACAAATTGTATATTATCCTGACATAAGTATTTATGACGAGAG is a genomic window containing:
- a CDS encoding GNAT family N-acetyltransferase; amino-acid sequence: MSLIDYIQLVVAEDSRIVELCEFLSREDIDRSFVLPLSSRDISIRERVVKIQKQGFWLLAIHGNKIVGCRGCKGIVDEKEDILEFSTTVVDPSYRGIGLGMLIFRQGVKLARDRYKPKVVRMDSTPDNEAIKRMAADSGFVVSRIYDDPVKRGSGGKSIEYILCL
- a CDS encoding MBL fold metallo-hydrolase, coding for MKIKILGSGAWQGIPASFCNCDICQKASKNLYTKDARTRPQFMVETKQGTFLMEISPDIRLQSTRFSLPNVNNFLVSHWHFDHMYGLHELLTWSKGLETRPLLYGSVATKDKIDKEFSYLPFDFQLLEPYKKFNIFGVDITPLPLYHAFTIDEEFSENDINNTFGYMLGHEGKKVVYLSDYYKVPQKVLDKIKGADVLIADGTYLFTDKFRGIKLNHLHNVDILQLVDKIQAKQVYFHSISHLTSLNHQEMQEKLSENHFISYDGLEIDL
- a CDS encoding nuclear transport factor 2 family protein gives rise to the protein MNKKLSKNIKLVLDILSDEVKGDVKSSLKKMHRDYTMTWVYQNRKGVLFPRSEKISPKDLSEVYVIKDRHYDIKNIAEGKNLVIVEMIESYTDPKTKKKFRTPLVIVLEFKDGKIKTGRHYCDPKLSYLYLSKEQVNKAFKK
- a CDS encoding GNAT family N-acetyltransferase; the encoded protein is MNYYQAKTEGDFKFIASLFSPDHTEYMLTKKVDYKHLMKSGQSEYRHNFIATVDGKKIAWFNLVQSDDLGRVNFGMIVDKVYQGMGYGQQIMEIIENEAKKLGAKKIRLGVFQDNNPAVHIYKKFGFKETGKVINMEKKL
- a CDS encoding transglutaminase-like domain-containing protein; this encodes MTEENKKYLKFGKYTANCSEELLGKIKTLNLDKVDKDTVHKIFKLIRQEFDPRLHKVEIVNDLAKSRFISAKDLYSKRQYSCGSLATLVASILRTLGVPNKLIDGKYIKDNPNMRHAWNEVYLLDQGKFVAFDITKPGFSLSKYHIKEGEYIDWEDLEI
- a CDS encoding class IV adenylate cyclase, which produces MGGFRNIKNDPKEMPNKSNILEAEAKFRCKDIDKLKSLCQKYNFRKKDLIKEIDDYFTDKEKTFIRDRVCLRFRDKNGKKEFTYKGKSESDSNLFIKNEYNIQMDQSEYKEKIRFLESLGFYKYVTVIKKREVYTQVDGHYTKNVMFDNVEGVGNFVEFEIITQNKDISDQNVIKNKLNQFIDNFREVGLEKADLPYRDYVSESKGIE
- a CDS encoding CHAP domain-containing protein, which codes for MKKSDFGSIIFMFCTLIMIVPRQILAVGDAVKQITDKTKYVDQYFEVNQNGQFKLYVYLGDQKIATIDNDDNYFNLDNHLSSHTIITNPTGQIVETNDYDDYGSVIHSESSINNDYKFTGKEFDTETGLQYFGQRYYDSDVGRFASIDPLLISEINQFLSDPQQLNSYSYSRNNPISLVDKTGEKVSEFQPYYSSSGFYEYRQDYGKYRGMELVSAGEYSGQGWHDYQCVDWVKKFVNDQYKVELGSIGNANFYSKQSSFNDFNKSHDGQYTVYKNNSSIMPQENDILTWSGGDYGHVGIIAEVSFDGNSNIGYVYTLEQNYSGKQGLYSQSFVRSYNDSGQPEYTVNDRGGLKVQGWARYSQQTSIPYSNILYTPAPGNYIYE